The sequence GTTTTCGAATATTACTTTGGTCAGGGTCCCCGCAATTTTCGGTGGCGGCAGCAGTATCGGAATGGTAGATAAGGTCTCTTTTGTTCAAATGatataaatcgaattttttatatttattcatcttTTCGAATAAAATGAATATAGTTGCAGATGAGCACCATATACCttcatttccatttttaacaatatcatcatttttttaaagaattaagcaTTAATCTCTCTGAGCATTACttcgaaattatgaatattccttttatagatagatttttattttttcaagttcttttatGCCCTTCAGAATATTGAAATGAcctttttacttaattttatttttgtttattattcaaacatcaatcaaaaattcaattttaagatcaCAATcaagttaagtaattaatttaatttaaaaaaatgtaagtatgaTTATATTATGAATGGAAAatgcattaaatatattataaatcatAATACTGAAGTAATACTTTGAATAtggtatataataataattattattattcttgacatattaaaaaaaatcgtgtaaaataacaatagacaaatttaaatttcaaaaaattaaaaaaataattaaatatagtgattaacaataataattactatCATTATTCATATTATCcttgattaatttataaaaagtcaggttttattttttcaaaacttttgatttcaatataaatagttgataaaattcaTTTGACTATTCATGTTGAACCTTAATGATAACTTTATAAGTTTTTGGGAGATAATTCTTGTTACAGTTAGGATAATGTTACTAATTCAGTAAAcatcatttataataaaatgtaaagttTAGACTGACAGAATAAAGATTGGTATTCATGATATTAGTAAGTCACACTAAAGACCAAATTCTACAATCAGCTGATGAAAACGAATTGAAATAGTCATGCAATCCTATATTCTTCTCCAATCATTGGATTTAAGATAAAAGTGCTACGTTATAGttacagaatttcaaatttttagatgtTAGTCCAAGCATCTTGcacgaaaaaaggcatttttaccgtattaagtaggtaatgcgcttttttttgttaaaacggtTTAATAAGTGGTCCCGATTAAAATcccaagttttctagaaataacACCCGCGCGTCtctgagatatttttaaaaaaagtgaattttagagcaaaatgtttcAGACCAAAATTATACTAGAggaaattctgaacaatttttagGCAGATAAAATCGCCTATCTTTAATAGGTGCCGAGTTATGATCCCCCAAAGAAcccggattttttcaaaaaagaggcGATAAAACGCAGTTCTGAAGTTTGTACTTCTACTTTggaaccttttaattttacaaaaattgttcaacacTTCATTGGAAGTAGACGcaattttgagtaattaaaaaaaatgcaatgacctaGCCCCAATAGATCAGAAGTTATGGTCTCACAAAGTTGAacacttttgacctatttttcagggcaaattactcatgttcagttttttctaaatacttcGGTTCTAGGTGAAGCTATGGAAGTGGTGCAATAGAAAAAGTTGTAGGGCTGGAAATTGTgcgtaaatttaaacaaatataagccTCTTGTCTTCACAGATCAAGAGTTATgacttaaaaaaacataattttattgctATTGTGAGCTATTTGTagccaaaaaagtttttccaaaactGCTCGTTTCGTACATATCCTACAGAAAAACGCCAAGAAAGCAAATTATGgagaacttaatttttcaaaaaataaaaaaaaatgtttaagctcATATAGGTTACATAATAAcgtaagtgattaaaaaaaaataaataattgactaATTGATTGACTGACAAAATACACTCCACTTCCGGGGCAGTATGGAAGAGAGTTCATCTTACAAAACAAGTTTCAAGTTTCTTAGATGTAGACTATCTTTTAATACTCGGGCATTTATcagtcaattatttaattattttcttcaccaCTTACATTATtatgtaactaatttgtttaaatattcttttgtaaTCAACAATTAACAATCATTGTTTCCTCCACGATGATTAGTTTATCAATTTTTGGCACTATTGACATAAAGTAATACAACATTATAAAACTAATTAACTAACAATTTCTGAACAATTAatcactttttagaaaaaaaaagagaaaaaagtaaaCATCTAATGAACTACAAATGCATATATGCCACGAAAATGCTTAAATACGGTCACAGTAAATTTTCTAGTACATACAGAGCCTTCCGCATGGAAAGGGTCAAAGTTTTATGCTCATAACTCGTGACCTATATGAGCTAAAACCTTTGTTTATTTTAcgcaaaatttattgaaattaatttggaaaaaatcaacacgagtaatttgccctgaaaaataggtcaaaagtgtTCAACTTTGTGAGACCATAACTTCTGATCTATTGGGGCtaggtcattgcattttttttaattactcaaaattgCGTCTACTTCCAATGAAgtgttgaacaatttttgtaaaattagcaGGTTCCAAAGTACATGCACAAACTtcagaattgcattttttcgcctcattttacaaaaaaacccGGGTTCTTTGGAGGAATTTAACTCAACACCTATTAAAGATAGACGGTTTTTTCTgccttcaacatttttcaaaatttcctctagtttaattttggtgttctacattttgctctaaaattcaatGGGGCGGGTCAGTCTATGCAAACACGATTTTTGgcactttttccaaaaatatctcCGGGACCCACGGGTgttatttctagaaaacttggaattttttattagggCCTCTTAATAAAccgttttagcaaaaaaagtGCATTACCTACTTAATACGGTGTAAAAGTACTATAGAGGCCTGGACTATGTCAAAGGTTGTAGCTTTTGATTGTAAATGAGATGAAAGACGTTCATTTTAAGAGTAGCATGtgggaagtttaaaaaatcaaaagaatcaCTTTTGTGTACCTccctattaaatatttataaacaaagaagtaaataatatttattgatgaaaatcgttgtgtgttaaataattaacaaaagccAAAGTCTTGAGTTTTAATTATTGCTTACACTCTACACATTATACTCCTAACACAAAATAAAGCCGCACTCTAATCTCCTGGTTGTTATTATATTTTCAGAGTGATTAGATTCTAATGATGGTATCTTAATTCTGCTTTTTTTGCTTCTTCCTCTGAAATCTTCTTCAGTTCATCCCAATATTCAGATGGAGAAGCTTTCTTCTCAGCTGCAAGACCTAAGACATCGCGAATTGCTTCAGATGTAATTGTTTTTGCTGATGACACAAGGCCCATCGATCGCCacgtgttaataaaaaatgttgcgaatCCTCTATCGTAGCCTCCATATTCGCCTGTTTTCCAGTCCCAAGGCAGAAGATAATGATAATTGGGCCAGTAGGATTTGTTCAATAAGAATATAGAGTTGTCATCAACCGGAAATCTGAAATTGATTATcgttattaaattaattcatcACAATTATACTatcatcaaaaaatttaggaagaTTGATATTTgctgtcatttttcaaaaaaatattcgtttcaAGCAAAgcgtttattaaattttataattttataatattactgatagTCAAAATTACTGATGGcgatatattacatttttttaaaaatatcaatgtacTAAAAAACTGACTTAGTGGAAAGACAcacctttttagataaaaatcgcACGCCAATACAAACCTTAatggatttttagttttttttttaaataaccttaagTCTTCCAGCTATAACAAATGACTGCGGGTATTTCACTCCTATCAaatccaaattttcttttaaaattttatcaaacttttcaGTGATACTTTATAGTGATTTACTTTTaggactttcaaatttaataaaactggtcataaattaatttaataactaGCTTAACATAATTTTCAGTGTACTaagagtagaaaaatatttttctcataatGTTGTGAAGAAACCAATGAACTTAAGCCATTTTTTTGGTGATTGTCAAAGATTAGCTATTTTAAATCCATAGATTTTgtataatatatgaaaaatattaatgtggGCCTAATATCAGTTAATAATAGCTGCTTTTTACCAAATGactcaaacattttttgtaaacaaattcacattttgaccattttttatggATAGGTTTGCTAAAAACTCCTTGCTGTCGTGTTTTTCATAATGAGAAAAACTGTCAATTATATgaacaatgtttatattttgataatttttgtatgaatagGCTTAACTTTTTTGAGGGATCACCTTAAAATATCTTGGCAAAGATTCCTTGATCtcatattgtttaaactaatataaGCTATTGATTCTTTAAACGACAATTAAGccaattcatgaaaaaatatgtgaaatgtgcatttgtttatacaaattatttagataacaaacattttttgttactaTGAACACTATAACAGCAAAGTCTTTGGCAAGATATTTCCAGCAAAGAGTTTTTGGCAAGATATTTTCAATTAACTCCATAAAAAAAtgaagcatattttttaaaaaaaggtaataataTGAATCTtcttataaaaactgtttaaatgatCGATAAACAGCCGCCATTCTCATCCTAATGTTAGCACATTAATATCTGTCACATTTCACatagtttaaaaatatctaatcattacgcgaatcacgaaaaaataacttttgttaattagttttttataacaTATTTGTGGTCTTACTCCATCCTattaaacattagttttaatGGCGTATCTCGTATACCTACCTgcttttgatcttaaaaaaaaacaaaataaaattatttaagaattgaaCAATCAGGCgatttctttggaaaaaaatgctttttcccACTGTGCATGTGGCGGTTAGAGTAGTATAAAAAAGAACTAGaacattagaaaaattatatcgGTAGCGCTATTAACAATATAAGGATTCGTTCTGGAGAAAAGGTCTGGAGATTTTAAgaatccttcaattttttaaatacgtgctaatataaactatttatggctgttagaattcatttttttatactattatacACATTATACCTGCGCAATGCTTTGTAATACCatgaatattttgaacattttctaaatgattaaaaaaaatggtaagtcttgcgaaattattttaattgctttGAATTTTGTGATTATCTCTCATAATCTCTAGAAATTTCAACTCATGCAATCCACATGAAATCCATGAAAAACGTAAATATTcctgaaaattctttgacttgccgtgaaatctttgcaaatgcttgaaatggtttgaaatatttaaaattccatgtaAACCTctaataatcctttaaaatccgtgaaaatcccttaaaatctctaaaaatcggtTCATACtcttgaaattccgtgaaatatttcgaaatattacgaggtgccttgaaatcttcaaaataaattgaaatttttgaaatcctttgaaatcccgttaaatcttttgatatcttacGAAATCCAATAATAGAACATTATGTAACAAGGGACGAAAGCAGCAGATTTTTCGAAGCTCGAATTCTGATCGACTTTggagcaattttaaaattaaattaaaatttaaattctttgaaatcctctgaCTTCTTTTGAAGTAATTAAGAATCTCTTTAAACCCCTTAAAATGGTTTATAATCccgtaaattcttttgaaaatgtaaatcccttacaattttttacataatgtgaaaattttcagaaattctttgaatttcatataGATACATAATATCTTGAAAACGGTGTAATTCTCTGAAATACATTGTAGTCCTCTGAAATATCGCAAGACCacttgaaatcctttcaattcaCTGGATGTATTGAAAATAATCTAATATCTATCATACagtaaaaataatgcatatatttttgatatattgaataaaaatatatcaacaatCACTCTTGCGTAAGTTATGGGCATTCCCTGATCAGTTATCGTTTCTGTTCTTATTGTTTTTGTACAATTTGAAAAggttacactgaaaaaaatggtctagctGCCCCAGCTCActgtttagctggatttcgtatgccaagaaaatatagctgtgtcacctaGACTTCTAGCTGTTTTAGCTTTTAGCATCTAGAAATTAACGAGGTAAATTAGCCAGATAATTTCGAGATGGCAAATTTAGgtaaaacagctagaaatctaggtgacacagctatattttcttgaaagacGTAATCTAGCTAAATGGTTAGCTGGGACAACTagactatttttttcagtgtattgtCATGTAATAGTTCCTTctttaaaatgatgaaaactcATTTAAggtaagaattcattttaaaaaattattcatgaattaTTCACTTgggaaagaaagaaaataaattcaaagcgtAAAGTGTTTTAGGCCTTGCATCATCCTAGCTTATACCACTGTacactttttcttgtttttcaccTTGTTTACTTTCTACGCACGCCACCGCCATCAATGACGATGGTACCATGACTCTTGGGCAATTTAAAGAAGAAGAGTGTGAAGAAAAGATTCAAAGTATCGTAAATAGACCCTAACTTGTCTCCTGGCTTGAGTCCCCAAATCAGCATTGCACTGTTCACCATCCAGGACAATTGACAGGCTACTACTAAACGTAGAAATCCGAGGATGAAGACTGAATTCATTATTGATTCTCCCCAGTATTCAGCTGGCGCATTGACTGGCAATAACAAACCAAGAATTGGAAACAAGATCCAGTAAAAGCtgtaaaaatataagaattaataatattattctacaattatcttgaaaatttcggGAGTATATTGAACGTAAGTCATAGACCTTAAATTTTGGgatttatatatttacatattatgtattattattgcCTACTACTTTTTTATACTATATGCAGAGTAAGAAATTCGTTTAACATGTTTATTTTTCAGATAGGTAAACCAATTCTTCGAGCCAAATGGAATTCTTATAAAGATGAGACAGGGAACACGCAcacgattattatttttttattcctcacgcaattatcaaagtaaaaatgtaaaattaaaatgaaaaccaATATCCgccccttctatagcccttccgagaattgatgacGAGCACTCAGGcgcgaacaaacaaaagcagagcgggctataacgagttagtttccacccaaaatcagcctcaaaatcggcgctattgaagagtttcactgtatatatttttgttcagaGTATCAAGCCGATgcagtttttttccattttctttgaaatctataccAATTTCCAATGAAAACCGCTAGCATATCCTAAAATCgttaacaaatatttcattttcttggAAATCGAAcgcttttataaaaattgtgaatttaatgaTTCCGAATAATGATCTGAGAAAATCTAgtgtatttttgttcaaaatacacgCCTCCTGTATGGGACGCGTGAACTCGACTACTCCTTACGGCCGGGAATTAATTCTCCCTACACAAGGAGAAGGCGAGTTCGGACCTGAACGCGATAAGGAGACCTAACGACTCCCGACGTTATTGACGACCAAGAAGACGCAGCTAGAATCATGATGGCTAGAATGACCCTAATGGGTAAGAGTTCATGGTGAGTAGGGTGAAAGTATCAGTCTATAGAGATTCACCAAATATTTCCCTAGCTATTCGTGGAAACAAAATAAGTTAGTTCCAAAATCATAAACAAAACACCCAGGTGGAGTCGCCAGCGATCCCTCTGAAAAAAGCATCTTCTCCTGAGAAGATAGAAATTACCGAATAAGCTTTAGAGCAAAGTTGGTAACTTCTGCAGCagttatttttttctctctcaaGTACTTCATTTGTGGGTGAATAATACTGGAGTccgcaaaaaatcttttttttttaaggccATAACTTCGAAACTATTGGTGATTGaacaactttctttttttagtttcatgCAGAATTGTATCTACTTGAATTTTTGTAAGGACACTTTTACCTCTCACATGCACAGGAAAGCTCCAATccaatggaatgtgatattttgcaccgtttcccaaaaaaatttccgTGTTCCGGGACGAAATCCTGTTCTCATCACCTGATTCCGTATTATACACCCACAAATACAGTACTTAAGAGAAAAAATGGTTGCCCCAGAAATGACCATTTATAAGTACCAGATGACTGAACTACTAGGAAGAGGTCAAAACaccaattattcaaaaaatcgGACGCAACAACCAGCCAAATGAGGAAACCAAAGATGCATGATCCTGATAGAAGCACACTGAATGAAGTCAGGGAAAAGAAGAAGGTGCGGTTGTTAGATCCAAAAAACTCTTATAGTCAGGCCCttaaatttcacttgaaaatatcCATAGTGGCCGAAGGATTCCCTACAATTAAACTCGATAAGGGCCAGGTCAAGGCTATTGAAGAGGCATTATAGCAAGAGTTAAGATCAAAGTGATCGACAGAAAAGACCTTCCAAGGCCTGTACAGCTGTTGGCTTGGATTCCTGGATGCACACGAATTCCGCCCGTGGTCAACCACCCTCAAAATCTCAATTCTGAATTCCGCTCGGGCCAAAGCAGGTATAGTTTTAGTCTGCACGAATTCCGCTCAAGGGGTTTGTAAGTGCCCTTCCCACTTGCACTTCCAAAAGTATAAACacttttcaaacactttttttcattacagtgCCAAAGCTGCTCTACTGTAGATTTTAGTTTATTGCattgataaaatttgtaattgtttattaccGGAAGCGAAGTTCCAAATTAAACTGAATGACATTTCAACTCATGTCATTTTTGTCGACAAAATTTTGTATCTCATTATTTTGAGCATTATTATGAGTTGTTGGCGAGTCTCAACGCCCTATTAAGTAAAATGTAAACTGTTGAAATgattcatacaaaaattaaaagaaagcatTATATTTTATCTCTAAATTCTCATCGTGTTTAAAGAGATGTTCCAATTAATCTCAAAATAGGTActtatattctttattattaaatatattgaacTTTTAACATTTGTATCCTGTCGAAATATATcgttaatataatttgtaaatattgttaacatgtcttgaatataataattatatctcatggatgtctttaaaaaaattttttaaatgatgcgacttttagaaattttagcgaatcgaaaaatttaattgggataatttctaaatatatttgatacgaaatacaaatttcgattaaaatttcttaatttgtgcaaatttttttttaattttttgaaaattgtataatttttttttcaatttgaaaaatccttcaaaatttagtGTGGCTGaaagactttatttttttaaatctgcgagTGTTTAAAtgtgaagatccgttaaaaactagagatcGAAATTTGTAAGATTACATTACTGGAATAATTATGCGTGTTACGGTAGCCCGATTAGTATAGCAAAGTAGGAGGAGAAGCCCTCTAAATGGTTGGCCATTGTATTCTTTCAAGTTCTAACCGTGAGCGAAATTCGGGAAGAAAATAAGAAGGGCTGGGGCACTGGCAGGTAAAATGCTGACCGTGAGC is a genomic window of Belonocnema kinseyi isolate 2016_QV_RU_SX_M_011 chromosome 8, B_treatae_v1, whole genome shotgun sequence containing:
- the LOC117178323 gene encoding acyl-CoA Delta(11) desaturase, which produces MPEETVQEKKREFKWVTVLWYIHLHVLGMYGLFLLLTEAKWLTVIFALFIMGLSCLGITAGAHRLWAHEAYVASGPLKLFLMLAHTLAGVGTIYDWVMLHRIHHNFYGTEKDPYNHNKGFLYSHIFTNLMNDIPDREKIQKDIDMRVIEVDGYVWIQKSFYWILFPILGLLLPVNAPAEYWGESIMNSVFILGFLRLVVACQLSWMVNSAMLIWGLKPGDKFPVDDNSIFLLNKSYWPNYHYLLPWDWKTGEYGGYDRGFATFFINTWRSMGLVSSAKTITSEAIRDVLGLAAEKKASPSEYWDELKKISEEEAKKAELRYHH